TCTGTTTCCTTTTTCCACGCTTATCTCTACCGTAATCAATCCTAAAGCCATATCCGTTAGCAGTTTTGTATACTGAACCTCTCATATAATCTTCCCCCCTTTTATGGTGATGTGTGTTTTAATCTGTTCCATGCGTCTCTCAGCAAAAAAGATGGGAATATTAAATACATAGGATAATGTGTATGGTGTTACTTCACAGAATTTTTTGATCAGAAAGTAGGGCATAGAAGCGTGTAAAGCAAATCTGTATGCTTGCAATTCCATAAAAAATGATACGCCCTTTAACGCTTTTTTCTGGTCAATATTATGAAGGAGAATATGACCAAGCTCATGGAAGAAATCCCAACGTTGATAATGAGAAGGTATACGCTTGTCCAGGGATATTAGTTTGTAATGGCCAACTTGTAGAGAAGACGTTTGTGAATAAGAATAATCGAGATCAATCATGAACCGTCGGCTGAGTGTTTCTAATGAAAGATCATTCAAAGAGCAAATGTTTCTTTTTTTGTAGGCCTCATTAACGATTTGGCGAATGGTTGAATGAAACATTTTACCACCCTTTTAAAAACATATGTTCGGTTTAATGAATAATAAAGGATGAGGAGAGAAACGTCAACCAAATTTTAGAAATTTAATTCATTTTTTTCTTTAATAGAAAATCAGAAAGGGTCAAGATCGTACAACTATTTCACTCTTCTCTATCTCCCTTCCTGTAAAGTTCCTCCCACCGCTTTTTCATTTTCCGAAATCGCTGTAATTCTTCTTCCAGATGCTCTTTTTCTTCTTCTGTTAGACTTTCATATCCCCCGGAAAAGAACATTTTCTCTTCCTCGTTATCAGCTGAAGGAAGCGATTGAGTATTGGGGTCGTCGGTGAGTCCGAGTAGATAGTCAGAAGTAACATCATATGTTTCAGATAGTTTTTTAATCATTTCAATGGAAGGCTCATTTCTCCCTTGTTCATAGTAGCCGTATCCACTTTCCGTAATACCTAATATCTTGGCAACTTTTTGTTGGGTGAACTTATGTTTTTTTCTTTGTTCCTTTAATCTTTCTGCGACATTGGACATAAAAATCATTCCTCATTCATGTAAGTACCCTCTATTATACAACTATAAGTTGGGTGATAAAATAAAAACAACAAAAAGTTGGTTAAAAGTATTGACCACAACGTTATGTTGGGTTAAGATGAATGCAACAAAACGTTGGGAGGTGCTCGTGAATGGAAAGCCAACGCCGGTATGAATTAATCAAAGCAAGAAAAGACATAGGGTTTTTTCAAAAAGACGTAGTTGCTTTGTTGTCAAAAGATCATGATATCAAAATAACTGAAAGTTATTATGGCATGATCGAACAAGGTGTTAGGACACCTAATTTAATTTTAGCACTTTCAATCTCTAAAGTTTTATCAAAAGATCCAGAAAAATTTTTTTAATCATATGCACAACAAAATGTTGCGTTGATTAAAAGGAGATGAGCTACATGAATCCTGTTGCCGAACGGTTAATTGTTCTTGTCCTGGAAGCTGATAAAAGAACTCTAACCCAAACAGAGTTGGTAGAACTTAACGAGAGCAAAC
The Salicibibacter kimchii DNA segment above includes these coding regions:
- a CDS encoding ImmA/IrrE family metallo-endopeptidase, which codes for MFHSTIRQIVNEAYKKRNICSLNDLSLETLSRRFMIDLDYSYSQTSSLQVGHYKLISLDKRIPSHYQRWDFFHELGHILLHNIDQKKALKGVSFFMELQAYRFALHASMPYFLIKKFCEVTPYTLSYVFNIPIFFAERRMEQIKTHITIKGGKII
- a CDS encoding helix-turn-helix domain-containing protein, with protein sequence MSNVAERLKEQRKKHKFTQQKVAKILGITESGYGYYEQGRNEPSIEMIKKLSETYDVTSDYLLGLTDDPNTQSLPSADNEEEKMFFSGGYESLTEEEKEHLEEELQRFRKMKKRWEELYRKGDREE
- a CDS encoding helix-turn-helix domain-containing protein; protein product: MESQRRYELIKARKDIGFFQKDVVALLSKDHDIKITESYYGMIEQGVRTPNLILALSISKVLSKDPEKFF